The following are from one region of the Candidatus Methylomirabilota bacterium genome:
- a CDS encoding class II aldolase/adducin family protein, giving the protein MTDPALDIPSLRDKVSPEEWAVRVDLAACYRLVARYGWEDLVFTHITARVPGTQDQFLINPYGVFFDEMTASSLVKIDQQGQKLQDSPFSVNPAGFVIHSAIHAARHDAKFVLHTHTLNGVAISTQRAGLLPISQHSISVLASLGYHDFEGPALRDDEKPRLVADLGDKTSLILRNHGLLTVGETAAEAFVSMYYLETSCAIQVRAQSGGGELIPVPKEVLDDSYSRMMKTERPGGGRGALVWPGLLRRLDRLDPSYRT; this is encoded by the coding sequence ATGACTGACCCAGCCCTCGACATCCCGTCGCTGCGGGACAAGGTCTCGCCCGAAGAGTGGGCGGTGCGGGTGGACCTCGCCGCCTGCTACCGGCTCGTGGCGCGCTACGGCTGGGAGGACCTGGTGTTCACGCACATCACGGCCCGGGTGCCGGGCACGCAGGACCAGTTCCTGATCAACCCGTACGGCGTCTTCTTCGACGAGATGACGGCCTCGAGCCTGGTCAAGATCGATCAGCAGGGGCAGAAGCTCCAGGACTCGCCGTTCTCCGTCAACCCCGCGGGCTTCGTGATTCACAGCGCCATCCACGCAGCTAGACACGACGCCAAGTTTGTCCTGCACACGCATACGCTCAACGGCGTGGCCATCTCGACGCAGCGGGCGGGGCTGCTCCCCATCTCGCAGCATTCGATCTCGGTGCTGGCGAGCCTGGGCTACCACGACTTCGAGGGCCCGGCGCTGCGTGACGACGAGAAGCCGCGTCTCGTGGCGGACCTCGGCGACAAGACCTCGCTCATCCTGAGAAACCACGGGCTCTTGACCGTGGGCGAGACGGCTGCCGAGGCGTTCGTCTCCATGTACTACCTCGAGACCTCCTGCGCCATCCAGGTGCGCGCGCAATCGGGCGGCGGCGAGCTGATCCCGGTCCCCAAGGAGGTCCTCGACGACTCCTATTCACGGATGATGAAGACCGAGAGGCCGGGCG